In the Chromatiaceae bacterium genome, one interval contains:
- a CDS encoding mechanosensitive ion channel yields MQLTGGFIRRVLLLVLMVAVRPLDAAETAEVAEQAPLSSRQIQVLIERLEDEAQRKQLIESLRTLAAVDAQQAEPQDSVKSAAADALTAVSERIAELAGSASLLLGHLRDLPNTLVQWATALRDPAVRARWLRIIGRLFVVLAAGFAAAALIAWPIRRARRRGDRQPVPGLVRRLVHLLGRLLLDILPIAAFAVAAYGVLTVIDPRQETRLVALALINASIISRLVLAVSAFLFAPDASHLRLWETSDETANYVHHWVKRLALISIYGFFTLQAALLLGLKGAVYQLLLHLLGAVVVALLLVLIAQNRQKIGDAIAGSREGEQPRPLAPLRRGFARIWHVVASLYLVVIFGVWAMQVEHGAVFVLKATLVSLAVIALSVLLFRASDRVFGTGLRLSDELRNSLPGLEARLNRYFPILQWLLKGVIAVVAVLLIADAWGIDALSWFAEGSGKVLIGATLNILLILGIAIVLWELSSGAIERFLASNDPDTGASRSPRVRTLLAVGRNALLVILTVVSTLMVLSELGINIAPLLAGAGVVGLAIGFGAQRLVQDVITGVFILFQDLMAVGDVVKLGDKGGVVEALSIRTVRLRDLSGTVHTIPFSAIEGVSNLTRDYSCHVFEIGIAYREDVASVIELIKQIGEELRQEPEIGETVLEPVEVFGLDALGDSAVVIKGRIKVQPGKQWAAGRTFYRLVKQRFDEQGIEIPFPHQTIYFGQDKDGSAPPAFVHLAGMPQPAGNEGST; encoded by the coding sequence ATGCAGTTAACTGGTGGATTCATTCGGCGCGTCCTGTTGTTGGTCCTGATGGTGGCGGTCCGCCCGCTCGACGCGGCGGAGACCGCGGAAGTGGCGGAACAGGCACCGCTCAGTAGTCGACAGATCCAGGTGCTGATAGAACGGCTCGAAGATGAGGCGCAGCGCAAGCAGCTGATCGAGTCGCTGCGGACGCTGGCCGCAGTCGATGCGCAGCAGGCCGAACCGCAAGACAGCGTGAAGTCCGCGGCTGCCGACGCACTCACGGCCGTCTCGGAGCGGATCGCGGAACTGGCCGGCAGCGCTTCCCTGCTGCTCGGCCACCTGCGCGACCTGCCGAATACGCTGGTGCAGTGGGCCACGGCACTGCGTGACCCAGCGGTACGAGCACGCTGGCTGAGGATCATCGGACGCCTGTTCGTCGTGTTGGCCGCGGGGTTCGCCGCTGCGGCATTGATCGCCTGGCCCATCCGTCGTGCGCGTCGCAGAGGCGATAGGCAACCGGTGCCGGGACTGGTGCGGCGGCTGGTCCACCTGCTCGGACGCTTGTTGCTGGACATCCTGCCGATAGCGGCGTTCGCCGTCGCAGCCTACGGTGTGTTGACCGTGATTGATCCGCGCCAGGAGACCCGGCTGGTGGCGCTCGCACTGATCAACGCGTCGATCATTTCACGCCTGGTGCTGGCGGTTTCTGCGTTTCTGTTTGCCCCCGATGCATCGCACCTGAGGCTGTGGGAGACCAGCGACGAGACGGCAAACTACGTGCATCACTGGGTCAAACGTCTGGCACTGATCTCGATCTACGGATTCTTCACGTTGCAGGCCGCGCTGCTGCTGGGCCTGAAGGGCGCCGTGTATCAGCTCCTGCTGCATCTCCTGGGTGCCGTGGTCGTTGCGCTGCTGTTGGTGCTGATCGCTCAGAACAGACAGAAGATCGGTGATGCGATCGCCGGTTCCAGGGAGGGAGAACAACCCCGACCGCTCGCACCTTTGCGGCGTGGATTCGCACGTATCTGGCATGTCGTCGCGAGTCTCTACCTGGTCGTGATTTTCGGCGTCTGGGCGATGCAGGTCGAGCACGGTGCGGTGTTCGTGCTCAAGGCGACGCTGGTCTCGCTGGCGGTCATTGCGTTGTCGGTGCTGCTGTTTCGCGCATCGGATCGCGTGTTCGGGACGGGTCTCAGGCTGTCCGATGAACTGCGCAACAGCCTGCCGGGCCTCGAGGCCCGGCTGAACCGTTACTTCCCGATCCTGCAATGGCTGCTCAAAGGCGTGATTGCGGTGGTCGCGGTGCTGTTGATCGCGGACGCCTGGGGTATCGATGCGCTGAGCTGGTTTGCCGAGGGCAGCGGTAAGGTGCTGATCGGTGCGACCCTGAACATCCTGCTGATCCTGGGGATCGCGATCGTGCTCTGGGAACTGTCGAGCGGTGCGATCGAGCGTTTTCTGGCGAGCAACGATCCGGATACCGGTGCCAGTCGGTCGCCACGCGTCCGCACATTGCTCGCGGTCGGGCGCAATGCGCTGTTGGTCATCCTGACGGTGGTATCGACACTGATGGTGCTGTCCGAACTGGGCATCAACATCGCGCCGCTGCTGGCCGGTGCGGGGGTCGTCGGCCTGGCGATCGGCTTCGGTGCCCAGCGCCTGGTGCAGGATGTCATCACCGGCGTGTTCATTCTGTTCCAGGACCTTATGGCCGTCGGTGACGTGGTGAAGTTGGGCGACAAGGGTGGGGTCGTCGAGGCACTGTCGATCCGCACGGTCCGGTTGCGCGATCTGAGCGGCACCGTGCACACCATTCCGTTCAGCGCGATCGAGGGTGTGAGCAACCTGACGCGCGACTACTCGTGCCATGTGTTCGAGATCGGTATCGCCTACCGGGAGGATGTCGCGAGCGTGATCGAGCTGATCAAGCAGATCGGCGAGGAGCTGCGCCAAGAACCGGAGATCGGCGAGACGGTCCTGGAACCGGTCGAGGTGTTTGGCCTGGATGCGCTGGGGGATTCTGCCGTGGTCATAAAAGGTCGCATCAAGGTCCAACCCGGCAAGCAATGGGCCGCGGGCAGAACGTTTTATCGTCTCGTCAAACAGCGGTTCGACGAACAGGGGATCGAGATCCCATTTCCGCACCAGACGATCTACTTCGGGCAGGACAAGGACGGTTCGGCGCCGCCCGCATTCGTGCATCTCGCCGGCATGCCGCAGCCAGCCGGAAACGAAGGATCGACTTGA
- a CDS encoding zinc ribbon domain-containing protein, giving the protein MYCPECGAENPDDARFCGSCGKSMQVTTPPPVTDRPTRVIEPTGGDEAVSDGLKYGVMAASLLIPLIGIVMGLYYMAKGDSEAKKGVGRLWLYVGIGIVVFYMAISGEF; this is encoded by the coding sequence ATGTATTGTCCAGAATGTGGAGCAGAAAACCCGGATGATGCGCGTTTTTGCGGCAGCTGCGGCAAATCGATGCAGGTGACGACGCCCCCCCCGGTGACCGACCGGCCGACCAGGGTAATCGAACCCACCGGAGGTGACGAAGCGGTCTCGGATGGCCTGAAATACGGCGTCATGGCGGCCAGCCTGCTGATCCCGCTGATCGGCATCGTGATGGGCCTCTACTACATGGCCAAGGGAGACAGCGAAGCCAAGAAAGGCGTCGGGCGGCTGTGGCTGTACGTCGGCATCGGCATCGTGGTGTTCTACATGGCGATCAGCGGCGAGTTCTGA
- a CDS encoding TIR domain-containing protein: MATGTGYISISRERSVSYGLRAFTLVIDDQTVDKIRSGESKRFALPGGRHSIRVQLDGYKSRPLEVDLQAGETITVECGNLAPKTLRESFSLSGIGQSLKALSAPEDYLFVKRVGSDHAAAPAAPRRETPSPPRKARSDLTLFVSYRREDSRAVTGRICDRLTAHFGRRGVFRDVDSIPIGMDFRDKIRETIDQADMLVAVIGPRWVDIRDQHGEVRLAQPEDYVRLEIESALAKGIPVIPVLIDDAPMPGTDQLPESLAQFAYLNALFIPREPFFHAGVDKLIEEIEQLAGHAPQARKQFCVGCGSPLAAGQRFCTGCGRPTTAA; encoded by the coding sequence ATGGCAACAGGCACCGGGTACATTTCGATCAGCCGCGAACGTTCGGTTTCCTACGGCCTGCGCGCTTTCACGCTGGTGATCGACGACCAGACGGTCGACAAGATCCGATCCGGTGAATCGAAGCGTTTCGCATTGCCTGGCGGGCGGCACAGTATCCGGGTCCAACTCGACGGGTACAAGAGCAGGCCGCTCGAGGTCGACCTGCAGGCCGGCGAGACGATCACCGTGGAATGCGGCAATCTGGCGCCCAAGACGCTGCGCGAATCTTTCTCGTTGAGCGGGATCGGGCAGTCGCTGAAGGCGTTGTCGGCACCCGAAGACTATCTGTTCGTCAAGCGGGTCGGCAGCGACCACGCCGCCGCACCGGCAGCGCCACGCCGCGAAACGCCTTCGCCCCCGCGCAAGGCGCGCAGCGACCTGACCCTGTTCGTTTCCTACCGGCGCGAAGACAGTCGTGCGGTCACCGGTCGAATCTGTGACCGCCTGACCGCCCACTTCGGCCGCCGCGGGGTATTTCGCGACGTCGATTCGATCCCGATCGGCATGGATTTCCGCGACAAGATCCGCGAGACCATCGATCAGGCCGACATGCTGGTCGCGGTCATAGGTCCACGGTGGGTCGACATCCGTGACCAGCACGGCGAGGTGCGTCTCGCCCAACCCGAGGATTATGTCCGACTCGAGATCGAGAGCGCACTGGCCAAGGGTATCCCGGTGATCCCTGTCCTGATCGATGACGCGCCGATGCCGGGCACCGATCAACTGCCGGAATCGCTGGCGCAGTTCGCGTACCTCAATGCACTGTTTATCCCGCGCGAGCCGTTCTTTCACGCCGGCGTCGACAAACTGATCGAGGAGATAGAGCAACTGGCCGGCCATGCGCCACAGGCGCGCAAACAGTTCTGTGTCGGCTGCGGCAGTCCGCTGGCAGCCGGTCAGCGTTTCTGCACCGGCTGCGGACGACCGACGACCGCTGCGTGA
- a CDS encoding DUF3530 family protein: MNRLLGVLLLVLCTPAPASDLARENRWAAEIADSIMTGDVEYLDADGHRFLALYTPAASDPAKGAVIVVHGSGVHPNWPDVVYPLRTGLAEHGWATLSLQMPVLAADASGKDYFPVLNEVPPRMEAALAFLREQGFEHAIVVAHSLGSLMSTYWLSHAQPSAVSAFAGIGATDASNGADESVVAYLKKIRTPVLDLYGEHDLPGVMAQAADRAAATGVAGGTLTQVQTPGANHFYQGKEEELVQTLLQWLEELPR; encoded by the coding sequence ATGAACAGGCTGCTGGGTGTTCTGCTCCTGGTGCTGTGCACGCCGGCCCCGGCGTCCGATCTGGCACGCGAAAACCGGTGGGCGGCGGAGATCGCCGATTCGATCATGACCGGCGATGTCGAATACCTCGATGCCGATGGGCATCGATTCCTGGCGCTCTATACACCGGCGGCGAGCGACCCGGCGAAGGGTGCGGTGATCGTCGTTCACGGCAGTGGTGTGCACCCGAACTGGCCGGACGTGGTCTACCCATTGCGCACCGGCCTCGCGGAGCACGGCTGGGCCACGCTGTCGCTGCAGATGCCGGTGCTGGCAGCCGATGCGAGCGGCAAGGATTACTTCCCGGTGCTGAACGAGGTGCCGCCGCGCATGGAGGCCGCCCTGGCTTTCCTCCGCGAGCAGGGTTTCGAGCACGCGATCGTCGTGGCGCATAGCCTGGGCAGTCTGATGAGCACCTACTGGTTGAGTCACGCCCAGCCATCCGCGGTCAGCGCCTTCGCCGGCATCGGCGCGACCGATGCGAGCAACGGGGCCGACGAGAGCGTCGTCGCGTACCTGAAGAAGATCCGTACACCGGTGCTGGATCTGTACGGCGAACACGACCTGCCTGGCGTGATGGCGCAAGCGGCCGACCGCGCGGCCGCGACGGGCGTCGCGGGCGGCACACTCACCCAGGTACAGACACCGGGCGCGAATCATTTCTATCAGGGCAAGGAAGAGGAGTTGGTGCAGACGCTGCTGCAGTGGCTCGAGGAACTCCCCCGCTAG
- a CDS encoding thioredoxin fold domain-containing protein: MQQHRSPSVVHIVFCLCVSIAWAATASADPPQEWTFLPFDEALKTAAKEQKRVFLYFGRHGCPSCERTNRESFTDPRVIERYNANYVLAYVDSESGRRLRLPSGERVTEMELGVRLKVVGTPFFYFMEPNGKPILRAPGYQTAEEFLLYDRFVGGEHYKVQDFGSFKADAA; the protein is encoded by the coding sequence ATGCAGCAACATCGATCGCCGTCAGTGGTGCATATCGTCTTCTGCCTGTGTGTGTCGATCGCCTGGGCGGCGACTGCGAGCGCCGACCCGCCGCAGGAATGGACATTCCTGCCGTTCGACGAGGCGTTGAAGACGGCCGCCAAGGAGCAGAAACGGGTGTTCCTTTACTTCGGTCGCCACGGTTGCCCGTCGTGCGAGCGGACCAACCGCGAAAGCTTCACCGACCCGCGCGTTATCGAGCGTTACAACGCGAATTACGTGCTCGCTTACGTGGATTCAGAGAGCGGCAGACGGCTGCGACTACCCAGCGGAGAACGTGTCACCGAGATGGAACTGGGCGTGCGCCTGAAGGTCGTCGGCACGCCGTTCTTCTACTTCATGGAACCGAACGGCAAGCCGATCCTGCGTGCTCCCGGGTATCAGACCGCCGAAGAGTTTCTGCTGTACGACAGGTTCGTCGGTGGCGAACACTACAAGGTGCAGGACTTTGGCAGCTTCAAGGCCGACGCCGCGTGA
- the dsbB gene encoding disulfide bond formation protein DsbB has product MPLQRPKSRRWVERRSSWLALAATALGLELAALWFQYGMQLDPCVMCIYERLAVAGLMLAGLFGALYPAAFIVRLGGYLLWGISAGWGLRLALEHVGIQVDKTAALSCSFSPEFPSWMRLDEWWPGMFLPTGYCDDIQWEWLSLTMAEWVGVAFAVYLAVLALVFVVDLSGRRRG; this is encoded by the coding sequence ATGCCATTGCAGAGGCCGAAGTCGCGGCGCTGGGTCGAGCGGCGCTCGTCCTGGTTGGCGCTTGCGGCGACCGCGTTGGGGCTGGAGCTGGCGGCCCTGTGGTTCCAATACGGCATGCAGCTCGACCCCTGCGTGATGTGCATCTACGAGCGACTTGCCGTCGCTGGGCTGATGCTGGCCGGCTTGTTCGGCGCGCTCTACCCGGCTGCGTTCATCGTGAGGCTCGGCGGGTACCTCCTATGGGGTATCAGCGCGGGCTGGGGGTTGCGGCTGGCACTCGAACACGTCGGTATCCAGGTCGACAAGACGGCGGCCCTGAGCTGCAGCTTTTCGCCGGAGTTTCCGTCCTGGATGCGTCTCGACGAATGGTGGCCCGGCATGTTTCTGCCGACCGGCTACTGCGACGACATCCAGTGGGAGTGGCTGTCGCTGACGATGGCGGAGTGGGTCGGCGTGGCGTTTGCGGTCTATCTGGCGGTGCTGGCCCTGGTGTTCGTGGTCGATCTGAGCGGTCGGCGGCGGGGCTAG
- a CDS encoding IS256 family transposase, with amino-acid sequence MAKKTTPAFSAEMLDQLLDGQDPTTVLRSDGLIGDLKKALAERMLNAELDVHLDSEAEQAAGNHRNGSSQKRVLSDDGELVLSIPRDRHGRFDPALIRKYQRRFPGFDEKIIALYARGMSTRDIQAHVGELYGVTISPDLVSAVTDSVIDEVRAWQSRPLESTYAIVFFDALRVKIRDEGMVRNKAVYLAIGVRCSGHKEVLGLWIEQTEGAKFWLRVMNELKARGVGDILIAVVDGLKGFPDAITAVFPDTVVQTCIVHLIRNSIQLASWKDRKALAAALKPIYQADHAEAAEQALSDYENGPWGERFPTVAQSWRRNWEHVIPFFAFAAPVRKIIYTTNAIESLHSGVRKSIRNKGHFPNDEAASKLIWLALRNITVKWKNPPIAWAAAKAQFAIQFGDRFTLDG; translated from the coding sequence ATGGCGAAGAAGACTACCCCGGCGTTCAGCGCCGAGATGCTTGATCAACTGCTTGATGGCCAGGACCCGACGACGGTGCTGCGCTCGGATGGGCTGATCGGCGATCTTAAGAAAGCCCTGGCCGAGCGCATGCTCAATGCCGAGTTGGATGTCCACCTCGACTCCGAGGCTGAGCAAGCAGCAGGTAACCACCGCAACGGTTCGAGCCAGAAGAGGGTGCTCAGCGACGACGGCGAGCTGGTCCTGTCGATCCCGCGCGACCGCCACGGTCGCTTTGATCCAGCGCTGATTCGCAAGTACCAGCGCCGCTTTCCAGGCTTCGACGAGAAGATCATTGCGCTATATGCCCGTGGCATGAGCACCCGTGATATCCAGGCCCACGTCGGCGAGCTCTACGGTGTGACGATCTCACCCGACCTGGTTTCAGCGGTGACCGATTCGGTCATCGATGAGGTCCGTGCCTGGCAGTCTCGCCCCCTGGAATCGACCTACGCCATCGTGTTCTTCGATGCGCTACGGGTGAAGATCCGCGACGAGGGTATGGTCCGCAACAAAGCGGTTTACCTTGCCATCGGCGTGCGCTGCTCTGGCCACAAAGAGGTGCTGGGGCTATGGATCGAGCAAACCGAGGGCGCCAAGTTTTGGCTGCGGGTGATGAACGAACTGAAAGCCCGCGGCGTCGGAGACATCCTGATTGCCGTGGTCGACGGCCTCAAAGGCTTTCCCGACGCGATCACGGCAGTTTTTCCGGATACCGTCGTCCAGACCTGCATCGTCCACCTGATCCGTAACTCGATCCAGCTGGCGTCCTGGAAGGATCGCAAGGCGCTCGCTGCGGCGCTCAAGCCGATCTACCAAGCCGACCATGCCGAGGCCGCTGAGCAGGCGCTGAGCGACTATGAGAACGGCCCTTGGGGTGAGCGTTTCCCAACGGTGGCACAGAGCTGGCGACGCAACTGGGAGCACGTCATCCCGTTCTTTGCCTTTGCCGCGCCGGTGCGCAAAATCATCTACACGACCAACGCCATCGAGAGTTTGCACAGTGGCGTACGCAAGAGCATCCGCAACAAGGGGCACTTCCCGAACGACGAGGCCGCCAGCAAACTGATCTGGCTGGCGTTGCGCAACATCACGGTGAAGTGGAAAAATCCACCCATCGCTTGGGCCGCGGCAAAAGCCCAGTTCGCTATTCAATTCGGTGACCGATTCACCCTGGATGGCTGA